The following are encoded in a window of Candidatus Bathyarchaeia archaeon genomic DNA:
- a CDS encoding PAC2 family protein produces MAVEYLVEGLRASLFAELYSPYFPVIYYTKPSYAPHPSLPGSGGVKLVKSGLDLPAVRFYSHNNPDLLITVGYHANFQGQFEVAEKALDLFKEFEVKRIFILAGYGYKGKDVCCAATDLNLIEEMKSHGIDVGYIGPFYGFSGLVFGFAKLRGIEGICLFGRSEPNIEDPEHPDPAAARAVVRCLEVILGLKLHTTEN; encoded by the coding sequence TTGGCTGTAGAGTACCTCGTCGAGGGCTTGAGGGCTTCACTATTTGCCGAACTCTACTCACCCTATTTCCCAGTTATCTACTATACTAAACCCTCTTACGCTCCTCACCCCTCCCTACCAGGCTCAGGCGGCGTAAAATTGGTGAAATCAGGTTTAGATCTCCCAGCTGTCCGTTTCTACTCGCATAACAACCCAGACCTCTTGATAACTGTGGGCTATCACGCAAACTTTCAAGGACAGTTTGAGGTGGCTGAGAAGGCACTGGACCTATTCAAAGAGTTCGAGGTTAAGAGAATTTTCATACTAGCTGGTTACGGGTATAAGGGGAAGGATGTCTGTTGTGCTGCGACAGATCTAAATCTCATCGAGGAGATGAAAAGTCACGGTATTGATGTTGGATATATTGGCCCCTTCTACGGTTTCTCAGGTTTAGTTTTCGGGTTCGCCAAACTTAGAGGGATAGAGGGCATCTGCCTCTTTGGAAGAAGTGAACCAAACATAGAAGATCCTGAACACCCTGACCCAGCAGCGGCCCGTGCGGTTGTGCGGTGTTTAGAGGTGATCTTGGGTCTTAAACTCCATACAACCGAAAATTAG